A portion of the Edaphobacter lichenicola genome contains these proteins:
- the cyaY gene encoding iron donor protein CyaY — MIDEATFRNESDRALETLKQSLISAEDDNGTFEFEDNNGVMNIIFGDGSSKFVITPNTPIRQVWISAQATSFKLDWSEADKAFTLAKTGEDLKTLTQRLLREHLNDPTISLP, encoded by the coding sequence ATGATCGACGAAGCCACCTTCCGCAACGAATCCGACCGTGCCCTTGAAACCCTGAAGCAGTCCCTCATCTCTGCCGAGGACGACAATGGCACCTTTGAGTTTGAAGACAATAACGGCGTCATGAACATCATCTTCGGAGACGGCTCCAGCAAGTTCGTCATCACCCCCAACACTCCCATCCGCCAGGTTTGGATCTCCGCTCAGGCCACCAGCTTCAAACTCGACTGGTCCGAGGCTGACAAAGCATTCACCCTCGCCAAGACAGGAGAAGACCTCAAGACTCTCACCCAGCGTCTCCTCCGCGAACACCTCAACGACCCCACCATCTCCCTTCCTTAG
- the crcB gene encoding fluoride efflux transporter CrcB, translated as MMSYLWVTIGSALGGLLRYAITRLTLTQSIAFPYGTILINVLGSFVIGYFGTLTLQSGRYPVSDNVRLFVMVGICGGFTTFSSFSLQTFDLLRSGAWGRALANVFLSVILCMAAVAAGHLLAYQSVTKTAIAETADEEYTG; from the coding sequence ATGATGTCCTATCTATGGGTCACAATCGGTAGCGCGCTGGGTGGGCTTTTACGTTACGCAATCACCAGGCTCACACTCACGCAAAGCATCGCATTTCCCTACGGCACGATCTTGATCAACGTGCTCGGCTCTTTCGTCATCGGATACTTTGGAACGCTCACGCTGCAAAGCGGCAGATACCCGGTCTCCGACAACGTTCGCCTCTTCGTCATGGTGGGAATCTGCGGAGGCTTCACCACCTTCTCCTCCTTCAGCCTTCAAACCTTCGATCTGCTCCGTTCAGGAGCCTGGGGCAGAGCGTTAGCCAACGTCTTCTTGTCAGTCATCTTGTGTATGGCCGCAGTGGCTGCCGGACACCTCCTCGCCTACCAGTCGGTGACAAAGACTGCCATCGCCGAAACCGCAGACGAAGAATATACCGGCTGA
- a CDS encoding glycosyltransferase family 2 protein, with the protein MTPKLSVAIITFNEEANLARTLASVQFADEIIVVDSGSTDRTIEIAASFKAKLYLQPWQGFAAQKNFAIERCSGTWVLSLDADEALTTELQTEIHLLLSGRPTADAYLLRRRNLFLGRWMRHGGYYPDPHLRLFRRHAANFAPPARFTDRPVHETIAIGGTTETLNADLIHHAYPTLESYIESLNRYSTLGAQIVIEKGHTSSSALALWYNVLLLPTLTFIRNYLLRLGFLDGREGLLLHLYHSTYTSWQYAKAWQTVRKSTATR; encoded by the coding sequence ATGACGCCGAAGCTGTCCGTTGCTATCATCACGTTCAACGAAGAGGCGAATCTCGCCCGTACCCTCGCCAGCGTTCAATTCGCCGACGAGATCATCGTCGTCGACTCCGGCTCCACCGATCGCACCATCGAGATCGCCGCATCCTTCAAAGCCAAGCTCTACCTCCAGCCCTGGCAAGGCTTCGCCGCTCAAAAGAACTTTGCGATCGAGCGCTGCTCCGGCACCTGGGTTCTCTCCCTTGATGCCGACGAGGCCCTGACCACCGAGCTTCAAACCGAGATCCATCTCCTCCTCTCCGGCCGCCCCACGGCGGACGCCTACCTTCTGCGCCGACGCAACTTATTTCTCGGCCGTTGGATGCGTCACGGTGGCTACTATCCCGATCCCCATCTCCGGCTCTTCCGCCGTCACGCTGCAAACTTCGCTCCTCCCGCCCGCTTCACCGACCGTCCCGTGCACGAAACCATCGCTATCGGTGGAACCACCGAAACCCTTAACGCCGACCTCATCCACCACGCCTACCCAACACTCGAAAGCTACATCGAGAGCCTCAATCGCTACAGCACCCTCGGCGCCCAGATCGTCATCGAAAAAGGTCACACCAGCAGCTCCGCCCTGGCCCTCTGGTACAACGTACTTCTTCTCCCAACCCTTACCTTCATCCGAAACTATCTTCTTCGCTTGGGCTTCCTCGACGGCCGCGAAGGCCTCCTGCTTCACCTCTACCACTCCACATACACCAGCTGGCAGTACGCCAAAGCCTGGCAGACCGTGCGCAAATCCACCGCAACGCGGTAA